Genomic window (Nitrospiria bacterium):
GACCGCCCAGTGCGGTTTCTCAAGCGTGAAAGAAAGTTCGTTCAAAAGCTCCATTGATCCTCCTTGCTGATTTTGTTTCCCTACTATACTTTTTCAACGCAAATTCAGCAAGTTGAATGTTAAAATACAGACTCTAATTAAACTAAACCCTTTTCGACCGTTAAACAACTTTACCGCTCTAGTGCTTTTCAATTTAACCTCCTTTAAACCTGATTCCGATCACGGAAAACTACATCTCGGATTAATCCATCTTCGTATTTCCTTTTTTTTAAAAAAAACCGTTAAGGACATCCTTCCCATGTTTTTTTCTTTTAATCTTTTTAAAAAAAATTTTCCTTCACAAACTACGAAGCTCTTTAAAATATTTATTGAAATTCCTATCACGCCCGAAATACCTTGTCAAAAAAGTTTTACATGAAAATCGGGCACTTATTCTAAATCCTTTAGATATCATTTTCCCAAATCATTTACAATAAAAGGAGATTAAAGATATAATGCCTGGGTTACCAAAGGATCCTTCATGTGGAAAAAAATTGACCGGTATTTTTATAAGGAATTACTATCCCCTTTTCTTATCAATTTAAGCTTTCTTAGCGCTCTTCTTCTAATTCACCAGTTATTAAGATTAATGGAACCCTTCCTTACACGTGGAGCGAGTTTTCTCTTTCTTGGGAAAATTTTTCTTTCTTTACTTCCCGTTTTTTTAATTATAACCATACCCGTATCGATGCTTATCACGGCTATGGTCACATTTAGCCGTTTTACCGCTGATGGAGAATTGATTGCCCTAAAATCTGCGGGAATCAGTCTCTATCGAATCCTTCGCCCCCTTTTTATTTTTTCTTTCATCACCATGGCATTGACTTATCTCATATCGTTTAACACCACCCCATGGAGTGGAACCTCCTTTAAGGATATGGCCCTGAACTTACTCAAGGCCAATGCAACGGTGGGTCTGGAAGAGGGAACTTTTAATGATCTTTCAAATAAATTGATGATATATGTTGATCATATTGAATCAGACACGCAATTAAATGGAATTTTTATTTCCGACCTTAGAAAATCCCAAGAACCCATTTTAATTATCGCCAAGGAAGGTCTCTTGGTTTCTTCCCCAACGCCTAATTTAATTGCATTTCGCCTAACCCAAGGCACGATTCACCACAAGGACAAAAACCCTAAAAGTTATGAACGGATTAAGTTTGCCACCTATGATTTAAACTTTGAGTTAGACCCGTCCCTAGATTCTCCATCAAGGAAACAACCCTCTTTAAAAGAAATTAAAAAAATGCTTGCTGAATCCAATGGGGAGGATGTGCAGGCCTTAAGATACCTTCAAGAATATCACCGAAATTTTTCACTTCCTTTTGCCTGTTTGGTTTTTGGGTTATTGGGTGCCCCCCTTGGAATAGGGTTTAAAAAAAGTGGTCGTTTAGGAGGATTTTTCATTGGTGTTTTCGTGGTCATTCTATATTACAGCATTGGGGTCTTCGGCGATATTTTGGTAGCTTCAAAATTTATCCCCCCTTGGTTTGGGGCATGGTTACCAAATATTCTCGCAACGATTATTGCTCCATTTGTGATTTGGAAATTTTCGAAGCGAATTGGATGAAATATATATGAACCGATTAACACGTTATTTGGTTTCTGAGCTTCTAAAATTTTTCTCAATTTGTTTGGGAGCTCTGGTTACCCTTTATTTGACAATAGATTCTTTCGAAAAAATCAGGGTTTTTGTTACCCATGAAGCCACCGTCTCAAACATCCTTTTCTACTTTCTCCTTAAACTCCCAGGTATCGTTTTTGAAATGTGCCCTATCGCCATATTACTTTCTACTTTTTTAACATTGGGTTTGATTTCCCGGCGAAATGAACTCACCGCATTTAAAACCGGAGGAATAAACATTTCCCGGATTATTATTCCGTTTCTGGTTTTTGGGTTGTTGGCCAGTTTGATTATGCTTTTTCTAAATCTCTCCCTCATTCCTTCTTTGAATCGCAAGGCCCAATTTGTTCGGAAGGTCTTAATCGAAAAGAAAAACCCAGATGTGTTTTTCAAACAGGGAAAATTGTGGTTTAAACAAAACCAAAACACCATCTACAATATACAATTAATTGAACCTGCCAAAAATCAATTTTTGGGTATTACCGTTTACCAACTAGGAAGCGATTTTCAGCTTTTGGAAGAAATTGAGGCAAAAGAGTTACTTTACCAAAAAGGAGAATGGATATTAGTCAACGGAATTCATCGACATTTTTTAAATGATGGGAGCATTAATTTTCGTTCTTTTCAAGAAGAGCCGGTCATTTTAAATAAAACCCCAGACGAATTTAGACAATTGAATCTACACTACCAGGAAATGACTCTCCCAGAACTATCCAGCTATGTATCCCGTTTAAAAAAAGAGGGTTACTCTTCCACAAAATATGCGGTTGATCTTCACCGAAAATTTGCTTTTCCTTTTTCGAGTTTTATTATGGTGGTGCTTGCCATTCCCTTTGCTTTGAAGGAAGGGGTGAAAACTCATTTAACCAAAGGGATCGGTTTAAGTATTTTAATTGGCATGACCTATTGGATACTCTTTTCCTTTATTCTTTCCCTTGGGCACGGGGGTATCCTGCCCCCCTGGATTTCAGCCTGGCTTTCAAATATTTTGTTTTTTGGGTTGGGCTCTTTTCTTTTTATAAAAATAGGGCAATAAAAATCCTGTAAGAAATTTTGAGATTGCAGGAAAAACTAAGATAAAAAAAGGGAGGTTTTATGAAACCAGTTTTGAAATTAAATTCATGTCAATATGGTTTTTGACGAGTTGGGCTAAGCTTTCATAATCGGTATTCCTCCGGTGAGAAAAACTACCCTTTTCATAGGATTCAGGAATTGCTTTCTTTTTTCTTTTTTCGTTTAAAAACCAATGCCGGAAAGAATCATTTTCAAATAGCCCATGCAAATAAGTCCCCCAGATCAGTCCGTTTTTTCCGTAGGCCCCTTCTTTTTCCGTAACTTCCCCCCCCCCGTGCTCAATTTTCTTAAAAAGGGGTTTGGCCCCTTCCTGAACCCTGGTTTTTCCAGAATGAATTTCGTAACCGGATAAAGCAAAATCCTGTGGCCAAGGCCCGTCGGAACAGGGTTCTACTTTTACTTGAACGGTCACCTTGTCCTTTTCTAAGACTGTTTCAACCTCCAAAAGGCCCAACCCCATTACCTGCTCTTTCCTATTCTCCACGAAATAGGGATCCCTGATGGATTGTCCCAACATTTGATATCCACCACAAATTCCACCAATTTCTCCTCCGGATTGCGCATAGTGTTTAATCGCTTTTGCAAAACCAGACTCCCAAAGAAAAATGAGGTCATCGATTGGATTTTTACTTCCGGGGATAAGGAGCAAATCCAATTCCGATAAATCTTCATCGCCTTTCAAAAATTGAAGGGAAATTTGAGGCTCACGTCGAAGTGAGTCAAAATCAGTTGAATTAGAGATGTGGGGTAAATGAACCACTCCGATCCGGATCCCATAAAAAGAAACCCCTTGAGGGTTGGTTATATTCCGTGGTTTATCCTCCAACCCCACACTATCTTCATCCGGCAGGAATAAGGCCTCATGATAGGGAATAACCCCCAAAACAGGCTTTTTACATCGGCGTTCTAAATCCGCTAAACCTTTTCGCAGGTGTTGAATTTCCCCACGAAATTTATTAAAAATAAGCCCTTTGACACGGTCCCGGTCCAACTGGGGTAGCAATTCTAACGTCCCAAACAGAGAAGCAAAAGCCCCTCCCCGATCAATATCGGTTATTAACAGAACCGGAGCATCCGCCATTTGTGCAATCTTCATATTGGCTAAATCGGAATCCATTAAATTTATCTCTGCTGGACTTCCGGCCCCCTCAATCACAATCATGTCATACTTTTCAGAAAGTTTTTTATAGGAATCTCTTATAATTTTAAAAATTTCATCATGGTACCCTTTGAATTCTGAAACAGCCATATGGCCGCGGACCTTACCCCGAACGATCACTTGGATTCCTTTTCCAGAATCGGGTTTCAACAAAACGGGATTCATATGGACCGTTGGGATTAAATCACAGGCCCCTGCTTGAACGGATTGGGCATATCCAATTTCCTCACCCTTTTGGGTCACAAAGGAATTTAATGCCATGTTTTGTGATTTAAAAGGAGCAACCCTGATTCCCTCCTGATGAAAAATTCGACACAGAGCGGTCACCAGCATACTTTTACCTACAAAAGAGGCAGTTCCTTGAACCATAATGGCTTTAGCCATAGAGATTTCCTCTCGGAAAAAATTCTTTTTTTTAAATGGAAGAACGATTCAAGCACCAAGGGCACTTTCGGCCCCGGGTGAAATTGATTATTTATCGCTTCCTGTGGGAACCCTGATGGCTTGGTGAAGAAAGAAAAAAGAAAGGTATCTTTTTTTAGATCATTATTCAAATTTAAATATCAAAAATTTTGGGAACCTCTTTTGGAGGCCAAAAAAAAATTCTCAAACAGGTCTCCTTTATTCAACTTTCTATGGGTTCCTTTTTAGAAACAAGAAGAAAAGTGGGATGGAAGGTATTTTGAAAATCATTCATTCCCCTTCCCTTTCTTGAGACCATAATAGAGATATCTTCTTCATCAAAAGAATTTTCAAGCAAAAAAAGTTTCGCTTCGCTTAAAATATCCAAGGAATAGGTATGAATGACCATTATACCGCCGGGTTTCAGGCGATCATAAATGGGCTTTAATAAACGAGGAGTGGAGTTTTCCCAAGCACCAATTAGGACTCGATCGGGATCCGGGATATCTTTCAAAACATCCGGAACCTCCCCTTCGATCACAGTAATAATATCCGCATCAAAACGGTGTATATTCTCGTAAAGATGTCGGGCTTGAACAAGGTCCCTTTCAACCACATAGACTTCCCGAAGGGGAATCAGTCGGCTGGCTTCCACGGAAAAAGCCCCTGACCCTCCTCCGATTTCCCATAAAAGATGTTCAGATCGAAGCTGCATCTTCGATAAGATCACTGCTCGAATTTCAGAGGGAATGATCATCCCCTCTCGATGGGCAATGCGCTCATCTGGAATGCCAAAAGACCATGCCGGGGTTATGGGCTCTACCACTTCGGAAGGGGCTTTTTTAATTAGAATTAAAATACAAAGAGGGGAAAAACGCCGTCGCCCAAGTGGTTCAAGGGGTAGTTCCTGGATTCTTTGCCGTCGGGTATTTACGTCCTGACATAAAAACACCTTGTAATCTTTTTGCCCATCTGCCACAAGGAGTTGAACAATATCATGAGGGGAAAACGAGGGGTCCGTAAAAAAGCCGATCCTTTCCTCTTCCCGTACAAGTTTTACCAAGGCCGATGGTTCAATATCATGAACCGAGGTAATCACAGCCCCTTCCATGGGTTCTTTGATGGCAGAAAAAGCCAGTTCCATGGAGGTAGGATGTGGAATAATTTTTAGATCTTTTCTTGAGAAACGCCTTAACAGATACTTTGAGATTCCAAATAAGTTGGAATCCGTGGAGGCCAAAATAACGGCTTTTTTCTCAGTATTTTTCTTTAAGAATCTTACCAGATCATCCAGATAGTTTGGTAGGGGGACTTTCTCCCCTTGTGCATCTTGGAAAAGATCCGTTAATTTTTGGATTCCCACTAATAATTGAGCATTGTTGATTAATTCTAAGGTCTTTTGGGGGAGGCTCTTTCCCTCGTCTGTACCTACGCCAACTAGTGTAATGACATTGACCATCTTTTATTTGCCTTTCCCTTTGAACTGTTTTATTTTTAAAAATTGGTCCAATATTTATATGCCCCCATTGTTTTTTCCCACCACAATCATCCGATTCCCCTAGAATGTTGAATTTGGACGGGATGTTTTTTTTGTTTAGGAAAAATGGAATGCCTTTTAAATGGTCCAATTTTTGATCCATATTTTCATTCATCTGTTAAATGGTTGCGGTTTGGTAAAAAAGTCAAATTTTATTAAATGGGATTGTAAGAAAGGATGATGCCTTTCTTTTTCCTTTACTTTCTTTTTAAAACTTTATCAACAGCTGCCTTGAATGCGATGTCCATTAATTTTTTGTGATGCCCTTCTCCTGTTTATCCTGTTTGTCTTCTCCGTTTGTTTTTCCAGAAATAAAATAGCTTCCCTCAGCCCAATTGCCCAAATCGATCACTTTACACCGCTGGGAACAGAAGGGCCTGTACGGATTTTCTTCCCACGTGACCTTATGATGACATGTGGGACATTGAATCAACATAATACCGAATTATAAAATAAAGTAGAAAAGGATTCAAGCCTTGTAAAAAGAGGTTTATTTGACTGAACAGTCGGTCCAAACCCAAGGGAACATTGGGGTTTTTATAAAAACTAATGAAAATTTCATGAGGACTCAAAAGAAAAAAAGGACATAGGACGAAAAACTAAAATCCAAAATCAGCCCAAATCCTTACCCAAATTTGATTTCTACTCCCCCAATATAACTGATCCCCGGTGAGGTAAATCCAAAAACCTCTTCAAAATTTTTATCAAAAATATTTAATACACGCACAAACAATTTCATCTGCTCCAGCCATTCCTGATTCTTTAAAACCGTATAAGAAATATTTCCATTCCAAACCACGAAACTCGGTTGGACGACCCGCGTATTACTGTTAAAATTAACATCATCCCGTTTTCCGACATATTGACCGCCCACTCCAACAAATAATGCCTGACCATGATATTCGAACCCCCAAGTAGAACTCCATCGTGGTCTCCGAGTTAACTCGCGATTGATTTGAAAATTCGGGTCTATTATCCCACCATCATTCGTCACCTTTGAAATGAGATAGGTAAAGC
Coding sequences:
- the lptF gene encoding LPS export ABC transporter permease LptF translates to MWKKIDRYFYKELLSPFLINLSFLSALLLIHQLLRLMEPFLTRGASFLFLGKIFLSLLPVFLIITIPVSMLITAMVTFSRFTADGELIALKSAGISLYRILRPLFIFSFITMALTYLISFNTTPWSGTSFKDMALNLLKANATVGLEEGTFNDLSNKLMIYVDHIESDTQLNGIFISDLRKSQEPILIIAKEGLLVSSPTPNLIAFRLTQGTIHHKDKNPKSYERIKFATYDLNFELDPSLDSPSRKQPSLKEIKKMLAESNGEDVQALRYLQEYHRNFSLPFACLVFGLLGAPLGIGFKKSGRLGGFFIGVFVVILYYSIGVFGDILVASKFIPPWFGAWLPNILATIIAPFVIWKFSKRIG
- the lptG gene encoding LPS export ABC transporter permease LptG, with the translated sequence MNRLTRYLVSELLKFFSICLGALVTLYLTIDSFEKIRVFVTHEATVSNILFYFLLKLPGIVFEMCPIAILLSTFLTLGLISRRNELTAFKTGGINISRIIIPFLVFGLLASLIMLFLNLSLIPSLNRKAQFVRKVLIEKKNPDVFFKQGKLWFKQNQNTIYNIQLIEPAKNQFLGITVYQLGSDFQLLEEIEAKELLYQKGEWILVNGIHRHFLNDGSINFRSFQEEPVILNKTPDEFRQLNLHYQEMTLPELSSYVSRLKKEGYSSTKYAVDLHRKFAFPFSSFIMVVLAIPFALKEGVKTHLTKGIGLSILIGMTYWILFSFILSLGHGGILPPWISAWLSNILFFGLGSFLFIKIGQ
- a CDS encoding cobyric acid synthase: MAKAIMVQGTASFVGKSMLVTALCRIFHQEGIRVAPFKSQNMALNSFVTQKGEEIGYAQSVQAGACDLIPTVHMNPVLLKPDSGKGIQVIVRGKVRGHMAVSEFKGYHDEIFKIIRDSYKKLSEKYDMIVIEGAGSPAEINLMDSDLANMKIAQMADAPVLLITDIDRGGAFASLFGTLELLPQLDRDRVKGLIFNKFRGEIQHLRKGLADLERRCKKPVLGVIPYHEALFLPDEDSVGLEDKPRNITNPQGVSFYGIRIGVVHLPHISNSTDFDSLRREPQISLQFLKGDEDLSELDLLLIPGSKNPIDDLIFLWESGFAKAIKHYAQSGGEIGGICGGYQMLGQSIRDPYFVENRKEQVMGLGLLEVETVLEKDKVTVQVKVEPCSDGPWPQDFALSGYEIHSGKTRVQEGAKPLFKKIEHGGGEVTEKEGAYGKNGLIWGTYLHGLFENDSFRHWFLNEKRKKKAIPESYEKGSFSHRRNTDYESLAQLVKNHIDMNLISKLVS
- the cbiE gene encoding precorrin-6y C5,15-methyltransferase (decarboxylating) subunit CbiE: MVNVITLVGVGTDEGKSLPQKTLELINNAQLLVGIQKLTDLFQDAQGEKVPLPNYLDDLVRFLKKNTEKKAVILASTDSNLFGISKYLLRRFSRKDLKIIPHPTSMELAFSAIKEPMEGAVITSVHDIEPSALVKLVREEERIGFFTDPSFSPHDIVQLLVADGQKDYKVFLCQDVNTRRQRIQELPLEPLGRRRFSPLCILILIKKAPSEVVEPITPAWSFGIPDERIAHREGMIIPSEIRAVILSKMQLRSEHLLWEIGGGSGAFSVEASRLIPLREVYVVERDLVQARHLYENIHRFDADIITVIEGEVPDVLKDIPDPDRVLIGAWENSTPRLLKPIYDRLKPGGIMVIHTYSLDILSEAKLFLLENSFDEEDISIMVSRKGRGMNDFQNTFHPTFLLVSKKEPIES
- a CDS encoding DNA gyrase inhibitor YacG, whose protein sequence is MLIQCPTCHHKVTWEENPYRPFCSQRCKVIDLGNWAEGSYFISGKTNGEDKQDKQEKGITKN